Part of the Thermovirga sp. genome is shown below.
GGAAAGAATTGGCAGATCTGTTGACCGTTCTTGATATCGAGAGGATCAATTTCAGCAAGGCCATGAGGGGCTATAACCCCGAGCAGGTCGAGGATTTCCTTGAAAAGGTAGCCGAAAGCCTGCAGGCTTACTCGGAAAGGATCAAGACCCTGGAAGTGCAGCTTTCAAGGTTTGATGAACAGATCAGGGAATACACAGAATTGAAGCAGTCCCTGCAGGAAGCCCTCGTCCTAGCGCAGAAGAGCGCCGA
Proteins encoded:
- a CDS encoding DivIVA domain-containing protein, yielding MADLLTVLDIERINFSKAMRGYNPEQVEDFLEKVAESLQAYSERIKTLEVQLSRFDEQIREYTELKQSLQEALVLAQKSA